In Temnothorax longispinosus isolate EJ_2023e chromosome 2, Tlon_JGU_v1, whole genome shotgun sequence, one DNA window encodes the following:
- the LOC139808413 gene encoding uncharacterized protein isoform X1, which translates to MEAHARAPDPLTKDGDMASNWQTWKEDFLIFMKVTGYIDKSNEIRANLLKNRIGKVGIEAIQNMSFDNMQDRDDMDILIKKLEEYFNPPKKEVVERYQFFTRSKKQNESIEQYINILKEKAKTCNFNDMTESVIRDKIILDTHDKILRKKFFEADDLDLLKLVAIYNDYNINTEKMKQVTADNKAEPTRFPQKPPDNNAKRVCWRCNHQHPLGKCFAWGSKCTKCGDINHFTQCCKGFKFKMSDNKVNKNLLDSVQQTKFIPKTNNKWNNEADSAVKTMDSMTKMTSLPDIPTSSNAANPAVGTDPASDFVILNTSNLASNTSSKLCYDNTTTYSAPLPKNTQYNYSYMKEVKPNGIVTDLYNRGENIQPKQTQKTARVDTAQVPTDFLRHVTKHKAAHNTPTFRKERKKKSDEDACVLS; encoded by the exons ATGGAGGCACACGCGCGTGCTCCAGATCCTTTAACGAAAGACGGTGACATGGCCAGCAACTGGCAAACCTGGAAAGAAGATTTCcttatatttatgaaagtaaCTGGATATATCGATAAATCCAATGAAATCCGTGcgaatcttttaaaaaatcggaTTGGAAAAGTTGGTATCGAGGCAATACAAAATATGTCTTTTGACAATATGCAAGATAGAGATGATATGGACATATTGATTAAAAAGCTCGAGGAATACTTTAATCCACCAAAAAAAGAAGTGGTTGAACggtatcaattttttacaagatcAAAGAAGCAAAATGAGTCTATTGAacagtatataaatatcttgaaa gAAAAAGCTAAAACttgcaattttaatgatatgACAGAGAGTGTTATACGAGACAAAATCATTCTTGACACTCACGACAAAATActacgtaaaaaattttttgaggcaGATGATTTAGATTTGTTGAAGCTAGTAGCGATTTACAACgattataacattaatactGAAAAGATGAAACAGGTTACTGCAGATAATAAAGCAGAACCCACAAGGTTTCCACAAAAACCACCGGATAATAATGCGAAGAGAGTTTGTTGGAGATGTAACCATCAGCATCCACTAGGAAAGTGTTTCGCTTGGGGGTCAAAGTGTACAAAGTGTGGTGATATAAATCACTTCACTCAATGCTGCAAgggttttaaatttaaaatgagtGATAATAAG gtgaataaaaatttactagaTTCAGTgcaacaaacaaaatttatcCCAAAG acaaataataaatggaATAATGAAGCAGATTCCGCAGTTAAAACTATGGATTCAATGACTAAAATG ACCAGTCTTCCTGATATACCAACATCTAGCAATGCTGCAAATCCAGCTGTCGGGACGGACCCTGCTTCTGATTTTGTAATACTAAATACATCTAATCTCGCATCTAATACAAgttcaaaattatgttacgATAATACCACGACGTATTCAGCGCCGTTGCCTAAGAATACAC AGTACAATTATTCGTATATGAAGGAAGTCAAACCAAACGGGATAGTTactgatttatataatagagGCGAAAATATTCAACCTAAACAGACG CAGAAAACAGCACGTGTAGATACTGCTCAAGTGCCGACCGATTTTTTGCGACATGTTACAAAACATAAAGCGGCGCATAACACACCAACATTCAGAAAGGAGCGAAAGAAAAAGTCAGATGAAGATGCTTGTGTATTGtcttaa
- the LOC139808413 gene encoding uncharacterized protein isoform X2 — MEAHARAPDPLTKDGDMASNWQTWKEDFLIFMKVTGYIDKSNEIRANLLKNRIGKVGIEAIQNMSFDNMQDRDDMDILIKKLEEYFNPPKKEVVERYQFFTRSKKQNESIEQYINILKEKAKTCNFNDMTESVIRDKIILDTHDKILRKKFFEADDLDLLKLVAIYNDYNINTEKMKQVTADNKAEPTRFPQKPPDNNAKRVCWRCNHQHPLGKCFAWGSKCTKCGDINHFTQCCKGFKFKMSDNKVNKNLLDSVQQTKFIPKTNNKWNNEADSAVKTMDSMTKMTSLPDIPTSSNAANPAVGTDPASDFVILNTSNLASNTSSKLCYDNTTTYSAPLPKNTQYNYSYMKEVKPNGIVTDLYNRGENIQPKQTKTARVDTAQVPTDFLRHVTKHKAAHNTPTFRKERKKKSDEDACVLS; from the exons ATGGAGGCACACGCGCGTGCTCCAGATCCTTTAACGAAAGACGGTGACATGGCCAGCAACTGGCAAACCTGGAAAGAAGATTTCcttatatttatgaaagtaaCTGGATATATCGATAAATCCAATGAAATCCGTGcgaatcttttaaaaaatcggaTTGGAAAAGTTGGTATCGAGGCAATACAAAATATGTCTTTTGACAATATGCAAGATAGAGATGATATGGACATATTGATTAAAAAGCTCGAGGAATACTTTAATCCACCAAAAAAAGAAGTGGTTGAACggtatcaattttttacaagatcAAAGAAGCAAAATGAGTCTATTGAacagtatataaatatcttgaaa gAAAAAGCTAAAACttgcaattttaatgatatgACAGAGAGTGTTATACGAGACAAAATCATTCTTGACACTCACGACAAAATActacgtaaaaaattttttgaggcaGATGATTTAGATTTGTTGAAGCTAGTAGCGATTTACAACgattataacattaatactGAAAAGATGAAACAGGTTACTGCAGATAATAAAGCAGAACCCACAAGGTTTCCACAAAAACCACCGGATAATAATGCGAAGAGAGTTTGTTGGAGATGTAACCATCAGCATCCACTAGGAAAGTGTTTCGCTTGGGGGTCAAAGTGTACAAAGTGTGGTGATATAAATCACTTCACTCAATGCTGCAAgggttttaaatttaaaatgagtGATAATAAG gtgaataaaaatttactagaTTCAGTgcaacaaacaaaatttatcCCAAAG acaaataataaatggaATAATGAAGCAGATTCCGCAGTTAAAACTATGGATTCAATGACTAAAATG ACCAGTCTTCCTGATATACCAACATCTAGCAATGCTGCAAATCCAGCTGTCGGGACGGACCCTGCTTCTGATTTTGTAATACTAAATACATCTAATCTCGCATCTAATACAAgttcaaaattatgttacgATAATACCACGACGTATTCAGCGCCGTTGCCTAAGAATACAC AGTACAATTATTCGTATATGAAGGAAGTCAAACCAAACGGGATAGTTactgatttatataatagagGCGAAAATATTCAACCTAAACAGACG AAAACAGCACGTGTAGATACTGCTCAAGTGCCGACCGATTTTTTGCGACATGTTACAAAACATAAAGCGGCGCATAACACACCAACATTCAGAAAGGAGCGAAAGAAAAAGTCAGATGAAGATGCTTGTGTATTGtcttaa
- the Mrpl43 gene encoding large ribosomal subunit protein mL43, which produces MVQPLQPAAASRGVVCLCSVTCVSSRKDIMSNKYLFLKSGFPRAPFGLGIGRYVCQLQRITLKFCKSHGTSRGMRGFIEHDLVNYAKENPGVVVYVKPRRHRHPVIVAEYLNGDRQWMEVANYSQEDVVKWMELLRTQFRNGPSLRLRKLWHTEFPSIQGPWTPFTFRNPMLNLAQFPNKELGAAIKLGPTATEQLVELFKAQQLADNATNDSTKVSQDVEQTSERI; this is translated from the exons ATGGTCCAGCCACTCCAGCCGGCAGCCGCCAGTCGAGGCGTAGTGTGTTTGTGTAGTGTCACTTGCGTTTCAAGCCGAAAGGATATTATGTCGAATAAATACTTGTTTCTGAAATCAGGATTCCCGAGGGCACCTTTTGGTCTCGGGATCGGACGTTATGTCTGCCAATTGCAGAggataactttaaaattttgcaaaagtcACGGTACAAGTAGAGGAATGAG agGCTTTATAGAGCATGATCTAGTCAATTACGCGAAAGAAAACCCAGGAGTGGTAGTATATGTTAAACCAAGAAGGCACAGGCATCCAGTGATAGTCGCCGAATATC tGAATGGCGATAGACAATGGATGGAGGTTGCTAATTATAGCCAGGAGGATGTTGTAAAATGGATGGAATTGTTACGGACACAATTTCGTAATGGTCCTTCGTTAAGATTGCGTAAACTGTGGCACACGGAATTTCCATCAATCCAAGGACCATGGACACCATTTACCTTTAGAAACCCTATGTTAAATTTAGCACAGTTTCCTAAT AAGGAGCTTGGTGCAGCTATTAAGCTTGGTCCTACAGCAACGGAACAACTTGTCGAATTATTCAAGGCTCAACAGTTGGCTGATAACGCAACTAACGATTCCACAAAAGTCTCTCAAGATGTTGAACAAACTTCAGAACGTATTTAA
- the LOC139808413 gene encoding uncharacterized protein isoform X3, which produces MEAHARAPDPLTKDGDMASNWQTWKEDFLIFMKVTGYIDKSNEIRANLLKNRIGKVGIEAIQNMSFDNMQDRDDMDILIKKLEEYFNPPKKEVVERYQFFTRSKKQNESIEQYINILKEKAKTCNFNDMTESVIRDKIILDTHDKILRKKFFEADDLDLLKLVAIYNDYNINTEKMKQVTADNKAEPTRFPQKPPDNNAKRVCWRCNHQHPLGKCFAWGSKCTKCGDINHFTQCCKGFKFKMSDNKTNNKWNNEADSAVKTMDSMTKMTSLPDIPTSSNAANPAVGTDPASDFVILNTSNLASNTSSKLCYDNTTTYSAPLPKNTQYNYSYMKEVKPNGIVTDLYNRGENIQPKQTQKTARVDTAQVPTDFLRHVTKHKAAHNTPTFRKERKKKSDEDACVLS; this is translated from the exons ATGGAGGCACACGCGCGTGCTCCAGATCCTTTAACGAAAGACGGTGACATGGCCAGCAACTGGCAAACCTGGAAAGAAGATTTCcttatatttatgaaagtaaCTGGATATATCGATAAATCCAATGAAATCCGTGcgaatcttttaaaaaatcggaTTGGAAAAGTTGGTATCGAGGCAATACAAAATATGTCTTTTGACAATATGCAAGATAGAGATGATATGGACATATTGATTAAAAAGCTCGAGGAATACTTTAATCCACCAAAAAAAGAAGTGGTTGAACggtatcaattttttacaagatcAAAGAAGCAAAATGAGTCTATTGAacagtatataaatatcttgaaa gAAAAAGCTAAAACttgcaattttaatgatatgACAGAGAGTGTTATACGAGACAAAATCATTCTTGACACTCACGACAAAATActacgtaaaaaattttttgaggcaGATGATTTAGATTTGTTGAAGCTAGTAGCGATTTACAACgattataacattaatactGAAAAGATGAAACAGGTTACTGCAGATAATAAAGCAGAACCCACAAGGTTTCCACAAAAACCACCGGATAATAATGCGAAGAGAGTTTGTTGGAGATGTAACCATCAGCATCCACTAGGAAAGTGTTTCGCTTGGGGGTCAAAGTGTACAAAGTGTGGTGATATAAATCACTTCACTCAATGCTGCAAgggttttaaatttaaaatgagtGATAATAAG acaaataataaatggaATAATGAAGCAGATTCCGCAGTTAAAACTATGGATTCAATGACTAAAATG ACCAGTCTTCCTGATATACCAACATCTAGCAATGCTGCAAATCCAGCTGTCGGGACGGACCCTGCTTCTGATTTTGTAATACTAAATACATCTAATCTCGCATCTAATACAAgttcaaaattatgttacgATAATACCACGACGTATTCAGCGCCGTTGCCTAAGAATACAC AGTACAATTATTCGTATATGAAGGAAGTCAAACCAAACGGGATAGTTactgatttatataatagagGCGAAAATATTCAACCTAAACAGACG CAGAAAACAGCACGTGTAGATACTGCTCAAGTGCCGACCGATTTTTTGCGACATGTTACAAAACATAAAGCGGCGCATAACACACCAACATTCAGAAAGGAGCGAAAGAAAAAGTCAGATGAAGATGCTTGTGTATTGtcttaa